A window from Vidua macroura isolate BioBank_ID:100142 chromosome 20, ASM2450914v1, whole genome shotgun sequence encodes these proteins:
- the LOC128817463 gene encoding uncharacterized protein LOC128817463, with protein MGRAGAMCDGGVLMTALVLLLAAVAVWWALGRWQPRRRQTRTPKRRKRPGVRPRGSRRNRGAPAAPRPSRPRPTPRQRPGAPASPLDGSCSCGPCVAVAQQLQELMSLLWARNGTSVPLYDGMWQALWEELEELVKRGHLPCCGSPSSFRSPHPMRRQLPGSFSIPGRASSLARMAQTPAIPARSSGCQGTSILPGASAISDSLHPSERLSETCQRAEGAEPVDRSPSSLGPVDVNKTGATLSADVARESPRVQVGAQPDAGEPSQEQVAEQQVSCSRQLPAHSSQDAVPAGSSPCLVEEAILQRPGDLHLQEAALTQPPTTGKALTEAAPGTPLCDTSGCSPGRPEEQSPAQDAGASDGAAAPRCPAAPAAACACCPGPALPLTGPTAAGRGPLPGAQQEAGQKKELQELYLLGPQLGSGGFGTVFSGTRLSDGSPVAIKHVARESVLQWDERPDGSRVPMEVVLMEKVGSGCRSIIQLLDWFELPDSFVLVLERPERSQDLLQLLQEQEFLSEEAARWLFCQVLEAVRHCTACGVLHRDIKPENLLVDPESGDLKLIDFGCGTFLQERAFTQFAGTRTYCPPEWICQGCYHGHAATIWSLGVLLYVMVCGCLPFEDDREILLGELIFRPQVSPGW; from the exons ATGGGACGTGCCGGAGCCATGTGTGACGGTGGCGTCCTCATGACCGcgcttgtcctgctgctggccgcTGTGGCTGTCTGGTGGGCCCTCGGCCGCTGGCAACCACGGAGGCGGCAGACAAGGACACCAAAGAGGCGCAAGCGCCCCGGGGTCCGGCCCAGAGGCTCACGGAGGAACCGAGGAGCCCCTGCGGCTCCCAGGCCCTCCAGGCCTCGGCCGACCCCTCGCCAGCGGCCAGGTGCTCCCGCCAGCCCCCTGGACGGCTCCTGCAGCTGCGGCCCCTGCGTGGCAGTGGCCcaacagctgcaggaactgatgAGCTTGCTCTGGGCTCGCAATGGGACATCTGTGCCGCTCTACGATGGGATGTGGCAGGCCTTGTGGGAAGAACTGGAGGAGCTGGTGAAGCGaggccacctgccctgctgtggctcgcccagctccttcaggagCCCCCATCCCATGAGGAGGCAGCTCCCAGGAAgcttctccatccctgggagagccTCAAGCCTTGCAAGGATGGCACAGACACCCGCCATCCCTGCAAGAAGCTCAGGCTGTCAGGGAACGtccatcctgccaggagcctcgGCTATCTCTGACAGCCTCCATCCCTCAGAGAGGCTCAGTGAGACCTGTCAGCGTGCAGAAGGTGCAGAGCCCGTGGACAGGTCTCCCAGCTCCCTTGGACCCGTCGACGTCAACAAGACGGGCGCAACCCTGAGCGCTGACGTGGCCAGGGAAAGCCCGCGAGTCCAGGTGGGAGCCCAGCCCGATGCAGGGGAGCCATCTCAGGAGCAGGTGGCGGAGCAGCAAGTGTCCTGCAGCCGGCAGTTGCCggcccacagctcccaggacGCTGTGCCGGCGGGCAGCAGCCCGTGCCTGGTGGAGGAGGCCATCCTCCAGAGACCTGGAGACCTCCATCTCCAGGAAGCTGCTCTGACACAGCCACCGACTACCGGGAAGGCCCTAACAGAAG ctgctcctgggaccCCCCTGTGCGACACCTCGGGCTGCAGCCCCGGCCGTCCAGAAGAGCAGAGTCCGGCCCAGGACGCCGGGGCCAGCGACGGTGCCGCCGCGCCCCGCTGCCCCGCGGCTCCTGCAGCCGCCTGCGCgtgctgccctggcccagccctgccGCTCACCGGCCCGACGGCTGCAGGGCGGGGGCCGCTGCCCGGCGCgcagcaggaagcag GGCAaaagaaggagctgcaggagctgtaccTGCTGGGCCCGCAGCTGGGGAGCGGTGGCTTCGGCACCGTTTTCTCGGGGACCCGCCTCTCGGACGGGAGCCCG gtggccatcaaGCACGTGGCCCGGGAGAGCGTCCTGCAGTGGGACGAGCGG CCCGACGGCAGCCGTGTTCCAATGGAGGTCGTGCTGATGGAGAAGGTGGGCTCTGGCTGCCGCAGCATCATCCAGCTCCTGGACTGGTTCGAGCTGCCTGACAGCtttgtgctggtgctggagcgccCGGAGCGGTCGCAggatctcctgcagctcctgcaggagcaggagttcCTGAGCGAGGAGGCGGCGCGCTGGCTTTtctgccaggtgctggaggccgtgcggcACTGCACCGCCTGCGGCGTCCTGCACCGGGACATCAAGCCAGAGAACCTCCTCGTGGACCCGGAGAGCGGCGACCTGAAGCTCATCGACTTCGGTTGCGGCACCTTCCTCCAGGAGCGGGCCTTCACTCAATTTGCCG GAACACGCACGTACTGCCCACCCGAGTggatctgccagggctgctACCACGGCCATGCGGCGACCATCTggtccctgggggtgctgctctATGTCATGGTCTGCGGGTGCCTCCCCTTTGAGGACGACCGTGAGATCCTGCTGGGGGAGCTTATCTTCAGGCCGCAGGTCTCTCCAGGTTGGTAG